Proteins encoded by one window of Carassius carassius chromosome 30, fCarCar2.1, whole genome shotgun sequence:
- the LOC132111163 gene encoding LIM domain-binding protein 3-like, with translation MEDGEPYCEKDYIALFSTKCHGCDFPVEAGDKFIEALGYTWHDTCFVCTVCHVNLEGQPFYSKKDKPLCKKHAHAINV, from the exons ATGGAGGATGGTGAGCCATATTGTGAGAAAG ATTATATTGCACTCTTCAGCACAAAGTGCCATGGCTGTGACTTCCCAGTTGAGGCAGGAGACAAATTTATTGAAGCTCTTGGCTACACATGGCATGATACCTGCTTTGTTTGTACG GTGTGCCATGTGAACCTGGAAGGACAGCCTTTCTATTCCAAGAAAGACAAGCCCTTATGCAAAAAGCATGCACATGCCATCAATGTGTAA
- the LOC132110325 gene encoding LIM domain-binding protein 3-like → MSSYTISLAGPSPWGFRLQGGKDFNMPLTVSRITPGSKAASSNLIQGDIIVAIDGVSTEGMTHLEAQNKIKSANFNLALTMQRSKRPTPVPMTTPRIDSPMSVIPHQKVITNTPANNEYLPSFNPIALKDTALSTNKPIEVKGPGGKATIIHAQYNTPISMYSQDAIMDAIAGQSQARGSELSGNLPVKDRVIDSASPVYQAVIPSEIDKMEPADWAKRAAQLQSKSFRVLAHITGTEYMQDPDEEALRRSRDMFESEAKGPRFAKLKNWHHGLSAQILNVPHARFDPSSSFLTSLQPNLVSSTLAEHAPVSTSIASVYPPTIAALPNELLSELQIAIQAAKPDVEQISEQTTVASFNLQTSIGYSSQYKSSISSSYTQPPLMQQPPPPMQHSSIQIPLGPPPANVLSSATIVPAAYPAAPAPPMVHKPAPPPPAPAVAAASSSNRPPWVTDENFAQKFDPDKPTTTTNIRVNPLPQAAPPPPAYIPNPVPVPAPAPAAPSPAFNPAPFPPVARGVAQRAERFAASNRTPLCGACNSIIRGPFLVALGRSWHPEEFNCHYCHTSLADASFVEEQNNVYCENCYGEFFAPTCARCNTKIMGEVMHALRQTWHTTCFVCAACGKPFGNSLFHMEDGEPYCEKDYIALFSTKCHGCDFPVEAGDKFIEALGYTWHDTCFVCTVCHVNLEGQPFYSKKDKPLCKKHAHAINV, encoded by the exons ATTACACCCGGGAGCAAGGCAGCCTCCAGCAACTTGATTCAGGGTGACATCATCGTGGCCATTGATGGGGTCAGCACAGAGGGGATGACACACCTGGAGGCCCAAAACAAGATCAAGTCTGCCAACTTCAATCTGGCACTCACCATGCAAAG GTCAAAGCGACCCACTCCAGTTCCCATGACCACACCGAGGATTGACTCCCCTATGTCTGTGATCCCCCATCAGAAG GTTATTACCAACACTCCTGCCAA CAATGAATACCTGCCCAGCTTCAACCCAATAGCTCTGAAGGACACTGCACTCTCCACCAACAAACCCATTGAGGTGAAGGGGCCTGGAGGCAAGGCCACCATCATCCATGCACAGTACAACACCCCTATCAGCATGTACTCCCAGGATGCTATTATGGATGCCATTGCTGGTCAGTCCCAGGCCAGGGGTAGCGAGCTGTCTGG TAATCTGCCAGTTAAAGACCGTGTTATAGACAGTGCTTCCCCAGTGTATCAGGCCGTCATCcccagtgaaattgataaaatgGAGCCGGCAGATTGGGCCAAAAGAGCCGCCCAGCTGCAGTCCAAGTCCTTCCGTGTCCTCGCCCACATTACTGGAACTGAATACA TGCAAGACCCTGATGAGGAAGCTCTAAGAAGATCAAG GGATATGTTTGAATCCGAAGCCAAAGGCCCTCGTTTTGCTAAACTGAAAAACTGGCACCATGGCCTGTCTGCACAAATACTTAATGTGCCTCA TGCCAGATTTGATCCAAGCAGCTCT TTTCTGACATCACTGCAACCTAACCTTGTATCTAGTACTCTGGCTGAGCATGCTCCAGTTTCCACCAGTATTGCATCTGTCTATCCGCCTACTATCGCTGCTTTGCCCAATGAGCTGCTTTCGGAGCTGCAGATAGCCATTCAGGCAGCCAAGCCTGATGTGGAGCAGATTTCTGAGCAAACCACTGTAGCCAG CTTCAACTTGCAGACCTCTATAGGTTACAGTTCCCAGTACAAATCCTCCATCTCCAG TTCTTACACCCAGCCTCCACTTATGCAGCAGCCTCCACCACCTATGCAGCACAGCTCAATCCAGATCCCTCTAGGTCCACCTCCAGCTAATGTGCTCAGCAGTGCCACCATTGTGCCTGCAGCATACCCAGCTGCCCCAG CTCCTCCGATGGTTCACAAACCtgctcctcctccacctgctcctGCTGTAGCTGCAGCGTCTTCTTCCAACAGGCCTCCTTGGGTTACTGATGAGAACTTTGCCCAGAAATTTGACCCTGACAAACCCACCACCACCACAAATATCAGAGTGAACCCTCTTCCCCAGGCAgccccaccaccaccagcctaCATCCCCAACCCTGTCCCTGTCCCTGCTCCCGCTCCAGCTGCACCCAGCCCTGCATTCAACCCCGCCCCCTTCCCACCTGTGGCTCGTGGAGTTGCTCAAAGGGCAGAGCGTTTTGCAGCCAGCAACAGAACACCTCTGTGTGGAGCCTGTAACAGCATCATCAG GGGACCATTCCTGGTAGCATTGGGTCGTTCCTGGCATCCAGAAGAGTTCAATTGCCATTATTGCCACACATCCCTGGCTGATGCCAGCTTTGTGGAGGAGCAGAATAATGTTTACTGTGAAAACTGCTATGGCGAATTCTTTGCACCTACCTGTGCTCGCTGCAACACCAAGATCATGGGA GAAGTGATGCATGCGCTGCGGCAGACCTGGCACACCACTTGCTTTGTGTGTGCAGCTTGTGGAAAGCCCTTTGGAAACAGCCTCTTTCATATGGAGGATGGTGAGCCATATTGTGAGAAAG ATTATATTGCACTCTTCAGCACAAAGTGCCATGGCTGTGACTTCCCAGTTGAGGCAGGAGACAAATTTATTGAAGCTCTTGGCTACACATGGCATGATACCTGCTTTGTTTGTACG GTGTGCCATGTGAACCTGGAAGGACAGCCTTTCTATTCCAAGAAAGACAAGCCCTTATGCAAAAAGCATGCACATGCCATCAATGTGTAA